A window of the Oncorhynchus mykiss isolate Arlee chromosome 15, USDA_OmykA_1.1, whole genome shotgun sequence genome harbors these coding sequences:
- the LOC110489750 gene encoding gamma-soluble NSF attachment protein isoform X1 — MAAKINEAHDHIAKAEKYLKTSFMKWKPDYDSAASEYSKAAVAFKNAKMLEEAKEAYLQEAEAHTNNKTLFHAAKALEAAGMMLKDMQRIPEAIQYIERASMMYVENGTPDTAALALDRAGKLIESQDLAKAVDLYQKAASVFENEDRLRQAVEMLGKASRLLVRQHKLDEAAVSIQKEKNMYKEIENYPTCFKKTIAQVLVHLHRNDFVAADKCVRESYSLPGFSGSEDCIALEQLLQGYDEQDEDQVHCVCNSPLFKYMDNDYAKLSISLRVPGGGKKKAPASAADAGEGAEAGEADEDEYAGGLC, encoded by the exons ATGGCTGCGAAAATCAACGAGGCGCACGACCACATTGCCAAGGCTGAAAAATA TTTAAAGactagcttcatgaaatggaagCCTGACTATGACAGTGCTGCATCAGAGTACTCAAAAGCAG CTGTTGCCTTTAAAAATGCCAAGATGCTTGAAGAAGCGAAGGAGGCATACCTGCAAGAGGCAGAGGCACATACCAACAACAAAAC ACTTTTCCATGCAGCCAA AGCACTTGAGGCAGCTGGTATGATGCTCAAG gACATGCAGAGGATACCAGAGGCTATCCAGTATATTGAGAGAGCAAGCATGATGTATGTAGAGAATGGCACACCAGACACTGCAGCCTTGGCCCTCGACAGAGCTGGAAA GCTAATCGAATCACAGGATCTAGCAAAAGCAGTGGATCTGTACCAGAAAGCTGCATCAGTGTTTGAG AATGAAGACCGTCTACGTCAAGCTGTAGAGATGCTGGGGAAAGCATCAAGACTTCTCGTCAGGCAACACAA GCTTGATGAAGCAGCAGTGTCGATTCAGAAGGAGAAGAACATGTATAAAGAAATAGAGAATTACCCAACGTGTTTTAAG AAAACCATTGCCCAAGTGCTAGTCCACCTTCACAGAAATGACTTCGTAGCAGCAGATAAATGTGTTCGAGAGAGTTATAG TCTGCCAGGCTTCAGTGGGAGTGAGGACTGTATTGCCTTGGAGCAGCTCCTGCAGGGCTACGATGAGCAGGATGAGGACCAAGTGCACTGCGTCTGTAACTCGCCCTTATTCAAGTACATGGACAATGAT TATGCAAAGTTGTCCATCAGCCTGAGGGTTCCAGGGGGGGGTAAGAAGAAGGCTCCTGCTTCAGCTGCCGATGCTGGGGAAGGAGCGGAGGCAGGGGAGGCTGATGAGGATGAGTACGCTGGTGGGCTATGTTAG
- the LOC110489749 gene encoding twisted gastrulation protein homolog 1-A, producing MKSTQFLLSTALLFLLSGLSMITACNKALCASDVSKCLIQELCQCRPSDGNCSCCKECMLCLGTLWEECCDCVGMCNPRNYSDTPATSKSTVEELYRPIPSLFRALTEGEAPINMMVVSFPVAEELSYHENLVSFLETLEDQHQNVSLTGNSIHTSYDNTQSTEDNMCTVVYFDDCVSIRQCKQYCESMGGSKYRWFHNACCECIGPECLDYGSKTVKCMNCLF from the exons ATGAAGTCCACTCAATTTTTACTATCCACTGCACTTCTTTTCCTTCTATCTGGACTTTCCATGATTACCGCCTGCAACAAGGCTCTCTGTGCCAGTGATGTCAGCAAGTGCCTCATTCAG GAGCTGTGTCAGTGCAGGCCCTCTGATGGGAACTGCTCATGCTGTAAGGAGTGTATGCTCTGTCTGGGTACACTGTGGGAGGAGTGCTGCGACTGTGTGG GGATGTGTAACCCCAGGAACTACAGCGATACTCCGGCTACCTCCAAGAGCACGGTGGAGGAACTCTACCGACCCATCCCCTCACTGTTCCGTGCCCTCACCGAGGGCGAAGCACCTATCAACATGATGGTGGTATCCTTCCCTGTGGCTGAGGAACTATCTTACCATGAGAACCTGGTGTCTTTCCTGGAAACTCTGGAGGACCAGCACCAAAATGTCTCCCTGACCGGGAACAGTATCCACACCAGCTACGATAACACCCAAAGtactgaag ATAACATGTGCACTGTGGTGTACTTTGACGACTGCGTGTCCATCCGCCAGTGCAAGCAATACTGTGAGTCCATGGGGGGCTCCAAATACCGCTGGTTCCACAATGCCTGCTGTGAGTGTATCGGCCCAGAGTGCCTCGACTACGGCAGCAAAACTGTCAAGTGTATGAACTGCCTGTTCTGA
- the LOC110489750 gene encoding gamma-soluble NSF attachment protein isoform X3, translating into MAAKINEAHDHIAKAEKYLKTSFMKWKPDYDSAASEYSKAAVAFKNAKMLEEAKEAYLQEAEAHTNNKTLFHAAKALEAAGMMLKDMQRIPEAIQYIERASMMYVENGTPDTAALALDRAGKLIESQDLAKAVDLYQKAASVFENEDRLRQAVEMLGKASRLLVRQHKLDEAAVSIQKEKNMYKEIENYPTCFKKTIAQVLVHLHRNDFVAADKCVRESYSLPGFSGSEDCIALEQLLQGYDEQDEDQVHCVCNSPLFKYMDNDVFKSMQSCPSA; encoded by the exons ATGGCTGCGAAAATCAACGAGGCGCACGACCACATTGCCAAGGCTGAAAAATA TTTAAAGactagcttcatgaaatggaagCCTGACTATGACAGTGCTGCATCAGAGTACTCAAAAGCAG CTGTTGCCTTTAAAAATGCCAAGATGCTTGAAGAAGCGAAGGAGGCATACCTGCAAGAGGCAGAGGCACATACCAACAACAAAAC ACTTTTCCATGCAGCCAA AGCACTTGAGGCAGCTGGTATGATGCTCAAG gACATGCAGAGGATACCAGAGGCTATCCAGTATATTGAGAGAGCAAGCATGATGTATGTAGAGAATGGCACACCAGACACTGCAGCCTTGGCCCTCGACAGAGCTGGAAA GCTAATCGAATCACAGGATCTAGCAAAAGCAGTGGATCTGTACCAGAAAGCTGCATCAGTGTTTGAG AATGAAGACCGTCTACGTCAAGCTGTAGAGATGCTGGGGAAAGCATCAAGACTTCTCGTCAGGCAACACAA GCTTGATGAAGCAGCAGTGTCGATTCAGAAGGAGAAGAACATGTATAAAGAAATAGAGAATTACCCAACGTGTTTTAAG AAAACCATTGCCCAAGTGCTAGTCCACCTTCACAGAAATGACTTCGTAGCAGCAGATAAATGTGTTCGAGAGAGTTATAG TCTGCCAGGCTTCAGTGGGAGTGAGGACTGTATTGCCTTGGAGCAGCTCCTGCAGGGCTACGATGAGCAGGATGAGGACCAAGTGCACTGCGTCTGTAACTCGCCCTTATTCAAGTACATGGACAATGAT GTCTTTAAAAG TATGCAAAGTTGTCCATCAGCCTGA
- the LOC110489750 gene encoding gamma-soluble NSF attachment protein isoform X2, with product MAAKINEAHDHIAKAEKYLKTSFMKWKPDYDSAASEYSKAAVAFKNAKMLEEAKEAYLQEAEAHTNNKTLFHAAKALEAAGMMLKDMQRIPEAIQYIERASMMYVENGTPDTAALALDRAGKLIESQDLAKAVDLYQKAASVFENEDRLRQAVEMLGKASRLLVRQHKLDEAAVSIQKEKNMYKEIENYPTCFKKTIAQVLVHLHRNDFVAADKCVRESYSLPGFSGSEDCIALEQLLQGYDEQDEDQVHCVCNSPLFKYMDNDVFKRYGIMSCPFLMKPFS from the exons ATGGCTGCGAAAATCAACGAGGCGCACGACCACATTGCCAAGGCTGAAAAATA TTTAAAGactagcttcatgaaatggaagCCTGACTATGACAGTGCTGCATCAGAGTACTCAAAAGCAG CTGTTGCCTTTAAAAATGCCAAGATGCTTGAAGAAGCGAAGGAGGCATACCTGCAAGAGGCAGAGGCACATACCAACAACAAAAC ACTTTTCCATGCAGCCAA AGCACTTGAGGCAGCTGGTATGATGCTCAAG gACATGCAGAGGATACCAGAGGCTATCCAGTATATTGAGAGAGCAAGCATGATGTATGTAGAGAATGGCACACCAGACACTGCAGCCTTGGCCCTCGACAGAGCTGGAAA GCTAATCGAATCACAGGATCTAGCAAAAGCAGTGGATCTGTACCAGAAAGCTGCATCAGTGTTTGAG AATGAAGACCGTCTACGTCAAGCTGTAGAGATGCTGGGGAAAGCATCAAGACTTCTCGTCAGGCAACACAA GCTTGATGAAGCAGCAGTGTCGATTCAGAAGGAGAAGAACATGTATAAAGAAATAGAGAATTACCCAACGTGTTTTAAG AAAACCATTGCCCAAGTGCTAGTCCACCTTCACAGAAATGACTTCGTAGCAGCAGATAAATGTGTTCGAGAGAGTTATAG TCTGCCAGGCTTCAGTGGGAGTGAGGACTGTATTGCCTTGGAGCAGCTCCTGCAGGGCTACGATGAGCAGGATGAGGACCAAGTGCACTGCGTCTGTAACTCGCCCTTATTCAAGTACATGGACAATGAT GTCTTTAAAAGGTATGGAATCATGAGCTGTCCTTTCCTTATGAAACCTTTCTCCTAG